One genomic window of Geoanaerobacter pelophilus includes the following:
- a CDS encoding PfkB family carbohydrate kinase, whose translation MGIVVVGTVAFDTVETPFGRGENVLGGSATYFSTSASFFTDVSLVAVVGEDFPDEHVQFLKSREINTDGLQRIPGKTFHWSGKYGYDLNEAQTLDTQLNVLMEFKPELPETYRDADYLFLANIDPDLQMEVLEQVRKPKVVACDTMNFWISSKPEALKKVLQKVDIVVINEGEARQFTGEANLVKAARQIIALGCKRLVVKRGEYGVLMFTPDSVFAAPAYPLEEVFDPTGAGDTFAGGFMGYLASTGNMTEEGIRQAIVFGSVMASFNVEDFSLDRMKRLDYREIEARYRSFKSLTHFQDLPEGL comes from the coding sequence ATGGGGATTGTTGTTGTCGGCACCGTTGCCTTTGATACCGTGGAAACCCCGTTCGGCAGGGGTGAGAATGTGTTGGGTGGCTCTGCCACCTATTTTTCTACGTCCGCCAGTTTTTTCACCGATGTTTCCCTGGTTGCGGTCGTTGGGGAGGATTTCCCCGACGAGCATGTGCAGTTTCTCAAGTCTCGCGAGATCAATACCGATGGCCTGCAGCGGATTCCGGGCAAGACTTTCCACTGGAGCGGCAAATACGGTTATGACCTGAACGAGGCCCAGACTCTCGATACCCAGCTGAACGTGCTGATGGAGTTCAAGCCGGAGCTGCCGGAGACGTACCGCGATGCCGACTACCTGTTTCTGGCCAATATCGACCCGGACCTGCAGATGGAGGTTCTTGAGCAGGTGAGAAAACCGAAGGTGGTTGCCTGCGACACCATGAATTTCTGGATCTCCTCAAAGCCGGAGGCTTTGAAAAAGGTGCTGCAGAAGGTCGATATCGTGGTGATCAACGAGGGCGAAGCGCGGCAGTTTACCGGTGAGGCCAACCTGGTAAAGGCGGCGCGGCAGATCATCGCCCTCGGTTGCAAGCGGCTGGTGGTGAAGCGGGGCGAGTACGGGGTGCTGATGTTCACCCCTGATTCGGTATTTGCCGCTCCGGCCTATCCGCTGGAAGAGGTCTTTGATCCAACCGGCGCCGGTGATACTTTTGCCGGGGGATTCATGGGGTATCTGGCCAGTACCGGCAACATGACGGAAGAGGGGATTCGCCAGGCGATCGTCTTTGGTTCGGTCATGGCGTCGTTCAATGTCGAGGATTTCAGCCTGGACCGGATGAAACGTCTTGATTACCGCGAGATTGAGGCCCGCTATCGGAGTTTCAAGTCACTGACCCATTTCCAGGACCTTCCCGAAGGTTTGTAA
- a CDS encoding M3 family oligoendopeptidase: MTDMLRWDTTRLYSSPDSPQLDRDFRKATTEAQAFRERYQGKVATLDAAGLLEALTSYEQLQETAVLPQLYGHLLFASDSEADSNKALMQRGMEFGNSLSCEVMFFDLELMAIPEADFAPLAADERLANYRHHLGAIRRFQPHALPEKEEQLLTQKNLTGIQAFAKLFDELTASLSYRMELDGEERDFTGEELISLLHHPEAAVRERALTVFLNGHAEQGIVLSTVFNTVALDHSQEMQLRSYSDPMQPTNLGNELSMEAVEHLMSVTEANFPLAQEYFRIKAKLLGMKRLKNTDVYAPVGECHKTYSFDQAKQLVLDSYSSFNPDYAPLIEGFFTERRIDVEPRQGKSGGAFCMGLTPKLPPYLLLNFTGNLRDVATLAHESGHGLHYLRSQEQTMVNYHAPLPLAETASVFGEMLLTSRMLAQETDREVKISLLCATIEDIIATTFRQVVLTRFEQRLHLERKDGLLSSDRLCTIWWEENAKLFGDSVEMIEAYRWGWSYISHFIHTRFYCYAYTFAELLVLSLYARYQETGPSFVPAFDSVLRSGGSRSPADTAALAGIDINDPGFWQKGYDMLGGLIAELKQQL, encoded by the coding sequence ATGACCGACATGTTGCGCTGGGACACCACTCGACTCTATTCATCTCCTGATTCACCGCAACTCGACCGCGACTTCCGCAAAGCCACCACTGAAGCCCAAGCTTTTCGCGAGCGCTACCAGGGCAAAGTGGCAACACTCGATGCGGCCGGGCTGCTGGAAGCATTGACAAGCTATGAGCAGCTCCAGGAGACCGCTGTGCTGCCGCAATTGTACGGACATCTCCTGTTCGCTTCCGACAGTGAGGCCGACAGCAACAAAGCGCTGATGCAGCGAGGCATGGAGTTCGGCAACAGCCTCTCCTGCGAGGTCATGTTTTTCGATCTGGAGCTGATGGCCATACCGGAAGCGGATTTCGCCCCGCTCGCCGCTGACGAGCGGCTGGCAAACTATCGCCACCACCTCGGCGCCATCCGTCGCTTCCAGCCGCATGCCCTGCCGGAAAAGGAAGAACAGCTCCTTACCCAGAAGAACCTGACCGGCATCCAGGCCTTTGCCAAGCTGTTCGACGAACTGACCGCCTCTCTCAGCTACCGGATGGAGCTGGACGGCGAAGAGCGCGACTTTACCGGCGAAGAACTGATCTCGCTGCTCCACCATCCCGAGGCAGCGGTCCGGGAGCGGGCGCTGACCGTGTTCCTTAATGGCCATGCCGAGCAGGGAATCGTGCTCTCCACCGTGTTCAACACCGTGGCGCTGGATCACAGCCAGGAGATGCAGCTCCGCAGTTACAGCGACCCGATGCAGCCGACCAACCTGGGTAACGAACTCTCCATGGAAGCGGTAGAGCACCTGATGAGCGTGACCGAGGCCAACTTCCCGCTGGCCCAGGAGTATTTCCGGATCAAGGCCAAGCTCCTGGGGATGAAGCGGCTGAAAAACACCGACGTCTATGCCCCGGTTGGCGAGTGCCACAAGACCTACAGTTTCGACCAGGCAAAACAGCTGGTGCTCGATTCCTATAGCAGCTTCAACCCGGATTATGCGCCGCTGATAGAAGGTTTTTTCACAGAGCGCCGCATCGATGTCGAGCCAAGGCAGGGCAAATCAGGCGGCGCCTTCTGCATGGGATTAACTCCCAAACTGCCGCCATATCTGCTGCTCAACTTCACCGGTAACCTGCGGGACGTGGCTACCTTGGCCCACGAATCCGGCCATGGGCTGCATTACCTCCGCTCGCAGGAGCAGACCATGGTCAACTACCATGCGCCGCTGCCGCTGGCCGAAACCGCATCGGTATTCGGCGAGATGCTGCTGACCAGCCGGATGCTGGCCCAAGAGACGGACCGGGAGGTAAAGATCTCGCTGCTCTGCGCCACCATCGAGGACATTATTGCCACCACCTTCCGCCAAGTGGTCCTGACCCGCTTCGAACAGCGGCTGCACCTGGAGCGCAAAGACGGGCTGCTCTCCTCTGACCGACTCTGCACGATCTGGTGGGAGGAGAACGCTAAGCTGTTCGGCGATAGCGTGGAAATGATCGAAGCGTACCGCTGGGGCTGGAGCTACATCTCCCACTTCATCCATACCCGCTTTTACTGCTATGCCTACACCTTTGCCGAATTGCTGGTCCTTTCTCTCTACGCCCGTTACCAGGAAACCGGCCCTTCCTTTGTCCCGGCGTTCGATAGCGTGCTCAGAAGTGGCGGCTCCCGCTCGCCAGCTGATACCGCTGCCCTGGCCGGGATCGACATCAATGACCCCGGTTTCTGGCAGAAGGGGTATGACATGCTAGGGGGGCTTATTGCGGAGCTCAAACAGCAGCTTTGA
- a CDS encoding tetratricopeptide repeat protein yields MRTVLLFLLIAMCCSACSLSEANRKKAAYHFQMGESYLREQNITSALVEFTEAEKYIPDDPELLNFLGLVYFRKGKYEIAEQKYLKAIELKPTFSEARNYLAVNYMEMQRWDDAVLQLKAVTDDLFYQGQDSAGINLGLAYLGKGDTEKALQVMKGSVAAYPRNPQARVTLGRVYFALNKLDLAIEEFRRAVELAREYVNAHYYLGLTLMKAKENSAAINEFKEVVRLAPDNELGRQAREYLDLLR; encoded by the coding sequence GTGCGTACTGTCTTGCTGTTTCTGCTTATTGCCATGTGCTGTTCAGCCTGCTCTCTGAGTGAGGCGAACCGGAAGAAGGCGGCCTATCATTTTCAGATGGGTGAGTCGTATCTTCGCGAGCAGAACATTACCTCGGCCCTGGTGGAGTTTACCGAGGCCGAGAAATACATCCCCGACGATCCCGAGCTGCTTAATTTCCTGGGACTGGTCTACTTTCGCAAGGGTAAGTATGAGATAGCCGAGCAGAAGTATCTCAAGGCGATCGAGCTAAAACCGACATTTTCCGAAGCGCGCAATTACCTGGCGGTCAATTACATGGAAATGCAGCGCTGGGACGACGCCGTTCTGCAGCTGAAAGCGGTTACCGATGACCTCTTTTATCAGGGGCAGGACTCTGCCGGGATCAATCTCGGTCTGGCCTATCTCGGTAAAGGGGATACGGAAAAGGCGCTTCAGGTGATGAAGGGTTCGGTAGCGGCCTATCCCCGGAACCCTCAGGCGAGAGTGACGCTGGGACGGGTGTATTTTGCGCTCAACAAGCTTGATCTTGCCATCGAGGAGTTCCGGCGGGCGGTCGAGCTTGCCAGAGAGTACGTCAATGCCCATTATTACCTGGGTCTTACCCTGATGAAAGCCAAGGAAAACAGCGCGGCAATCAACGAATTCAAAGAGGTAGTGCGTTTGGCTCCGGACAATGAGCTGGGCCGGCAAGCGCGTGAATATCTCGATCTGCTCAGGTGA
- a CDS encoding FKBP-type peptidyl-prolyl cis-trans isomerase, with the protein MQKAKQGDKVKVHYTGRLDDGEVFDSSECHDDDCGCETGPLEFTIGEGNVIPGFEAAVVGMSLGESKEVKIPMDEAYGPYQDELVGVVERSRLPEGMVPEIGGQLEVTGQDGEVFPVLIKEVTETDVTLDANHPLAGRDLTFDIKLIEIN; encoded by the coding sequence ATGCAAAAGGCAAAACAGGGGGATAAGGTTAAGGTTCACTATACCGGCAGGCTGGATGATGGCGAGGTTTTTGATTCTTCGGAATGTCACGATGATGACTGCGGCTGCGAAACCGGGCCTCTGGAGTTTACCATAGGCGAAGGGAATGTTATTCCGGGGTTTGAGGCCGCTGTGGTCGGGATGTCCCTTGGTGAGAGCAAGGAAGTCAAGATTCCGATGGACGAGGCGTATGGCCCGTATCAGGACGAGCTTGTCGGTGTTGTCGAGCGGAGCAGGTTACCCGAGGGGATGGTTCCGGAAATCGGCGGCCAGTTGGAAGTTACCGGCCAGGATGGCGAGGTCTTCCCGGTTTTGATCAAGGAAGTGACTGAAACAGACGTGACTCTCGACGCCAACCACCCGCTGGCAGGGCGTGATCTGACCTTTGATATCAAGCTGATAGAAATCAATTAA
- the mtnP gene encoding S-methyl-5'-thioadenosine phosphorylase: MGEAVIGVIGGSGLYEMEGLEKVERIRIDTPFGEPSDEYITGVLNGVKMVFLPRHGRGHRLLPSEVNYRANIYGMKKLGVEQIISVSAVGSLKEAIEPGHIVIPDQFIDRTKGIRKDTFFGDGIVAHTGFADPVCHTLSETLYKAAQQAGATVHKGGAYICMEGPAFSTRAESFMYLGLGAAVIGMTNLTEAKLAREAEICYGIIALSTDYDCWHDSHDDVTVEAIIKIIHQNVAMAKNIIRNAVGQVTMERSCPCATAMQYAVITDRKVIPESTKQKLAPIVGKYL; this comes from the coding sequence ATGGGTGAAGCTGTAATCGGCGTCATTGGCGGCAGCGGCCTCTACGAGATGGAGGGGTTGGAGAAGGTTGAGCGGATCAGGATCGACACCCCGTTCGGCGAGCCGTCCGACGAGTATATAACCGGAGTGCTCAACGGCGTGAAGATGGTGTTTCTGCCGCGCCACGGCAGGGGCCACCGGCTGCTCCCGTCTGAGGTTAACTACCGGGCCAATATCTATGGGATGAAAAAGCTGGGGGTGGAGCAGATCATCTCTGTCTCTGCAGTCGGCAGTCTCAAGGAGGCGATCGAGCCCGGCCATATCGTCATTCCGGACCAGTTTATCGACCGCACCAAGGGGATCAGGAAAGACACTTTTTTCGGTGACGGCATCGTGGCGCATACCGGGTTTGCCGACCCGGTCTGCCACACTCTTTCCGAAACCCTCTATAAGGCGGCACAACAGGCAGGGGCAACGGTACACAAGGGTGGGGCCTATATCTGCATGGAGGGGCCGGCCTTCTCGACCCGGGCCGAATCGTTCATGTACCTGGGGCTCGGCGCTGCCGTGATCGGTATGACCAACCTTACCGAGGCCAAGCTGGCCCGCGAGGCAGAGATCTGTTACGGAATCATCGCCCTGTCCACCGATTACGACTGCTGGCACGATTCGCACGACGATGTGACGGTGGAGGCGATCATCAAGATCATCCATCAGAACGTGGCCATGGCCAAGAATATTATTCGCAACGCCGTGGGTCAGGTGACTATGGAGCGGAGCTGCCCGTGCGCTACTGCCATGCAGTATGCCGTGATCACCGACCGGAAGGTCATTCCGGAAAGCACCAAGCAGAAGCTTGCGCCAATAGTTGGGAAATATTTATAG
- a CDS encoding helix-turn-helix domain-containing protein yields MPEATRQTADSSGLGQWLSQGREAKGVSLETAAEVTRISKGYIDALEREDFSRLPAPAYCKGFLRLYAGYLGLSADAAVARYDAMVSGSAVADKQAVDEPPPRESTKNNRRWLMPLVLLSVVLLVSIFVDTNQRPPVNRPAPQPDKAQAVRAVPVQPQLSSSGATAAPSPMVPAPQPESPVTAAPVVPGGEPPQEGLILKLKVNQDSWLNVDIDGRFSKQYELKAGDLIEWKADSLITLDIGNSGGVEGELNGKSLPPFGASGKKTHVVLRPEGASIQ; encoded by the coding sequence GTGCCCGAAGCGACCAGGCAAACTGCAGACAGTTCAGGTCTTGGGCAATGGCTTTCCCAGGGCCGGGAGGCTAAAGGGGTTTCCCTTGAGACGGCGGCCGAAGTTACCAGGATCAGCAAGGGTTATATCGATGCCCTGGAGAGGGAGGATTTCAGCAGGCTTCCCGCTCCGGCATACTGCAAGGGTTTTCTGAGGCTTTATGCCGGATATCTCGGACTTTCTGCCGATGCGGCTGTTGCCCGTTATGATGCTATGGTTTCGGGTAGCGCGGTTGCCGACAAACAGGCAGTTGACGAACCTCCACCCCGCGAATCGACAAAGAACAACCGCAGGTGGCTGATGCCGTTGGTCCTGCTTTCCGTGGTGCTTCTGGTATCGATCTTTGTCGATACCAACCAGCGGCCACCGGTGAATCGCCCGGCTCCACAGCCGGATAAGGCGCAAGCAGTTCGTGCCGTCCCTGTGCAGCCCCAGCTTTCCAGTTCTGGGGCTACTGCCGCACCTTCGCCGATGGTCCCTGCTCCTCAGCCAGAGTCTCCCGTAACTGCGGCACCTGTTGTTCCGGGCGGAGAGCCGCCGCAGGAGGGCTTGATCCTGAAGCTGAAAGTGAACCAGGACAGCTGGCTCAACGTGGATATTGACGGTCGTTTTTCCAAACAGTATGAGCTAAAGGCCGGAGATCTGATTGAATGGAAGGCCGATAGCCTGATCACGCTCGATATCGGTAACTCCGGCGGTGTTGAGGGCGAGTTGAACGGCAAGTCGCTTCCCCCTTTCGGGGCGTCGGGCAAAAAGACGCATGTGGTGCTAAGGCCCGAAGGCGCGTCGATTCAGTAG
- a CDS encoding sensor histidine kinase gives MRQTILLIVIMAITSQFLAAFLAIRLIRVSGAYAAWIFLATGFVVQGVRRAVTLKQLLSGQQQGDLTLEVLGLLISLLMLCGVWKFGPLFASIRRAHTELLDRQQELAGLNRDLEDEVAERLMLEESMRSINEELDQRVALRTSELNRLNNELESFCYSISHELRAPLARLQGYSSLLTETAETADREQLRHVASRIGIASARLRNVIDSLLLMTRLSRAEVKTEPVKLSELAAEIMEEQLAAQPGRIVDVRIVPGLTVQGDRRMLTICLRNLLGNALKYSSRVARAEIEFGILDSSDQPVFFIRDNGAGFNMAYADKLFEPFCRLHSEEEFEGSGMGLPIVQRIVERHGGKIWAEAAEGKGAIFYFTLG, from the coding sequence ATGAGACAGACAATCCTGCTGATAGTAATCATGGCGATCACCTCCCAGTTTCTGGCGGCCTTTCTCGCCATCCGGCTGATAAGGGTGAGCGGGGCTTATGCCGCCTGGATCTTCCTGGCTACCGGTTTTGTGGTGCAGGGGGTCAGGAGGGCCGTTACCCTTAAGCAACTACTCAGCGGCCAGCAGCAAGGAGACCTGACGTTGGAGGTTCTCGGCCTGCTGATTTCGCTGCTGATGCTTTGCGGCGTATGGAAGTTCGGTCCTTTGTTTGCCAGCATCCGGAGAGCGCACACGGAACTGCTGGATCGGCAGCAAGAACTGGCCGGACTCAACAGGGATCTTGAGGATGAGGTTGCCGAGCGGCTGATGCTTGAGGAGTCGATGCGCTCGATCAACGAAGAACTTGATCAACGGGTGGCGCTGCGGACCAGTGAGCTGAACCGGCTAAACAATGAGCTTGAATCGTTCTGCTATTCCATATCGCATGAGCTGCGGGCGCCGCTTGCCAGGCTTCAGGGGTACAGCAGCCTGTTGACGGAAACTGCGGAAACCGCAGACCGCGAGCAGCTCAGACATGTTGCCTCTCGGATCGGCATTGCCAGCGCGCGGCTGCGCAACGTTATCGACAGCCTGTTGCTGATGACCCGACTCAGCAGGGCCGAGGTCAAGACTGAGCCGGTCAAGCTGTCCGAACTGGCGGCGGAGATCATGGAGGAGCAGCTTGCCGCGCAGCCCGGGAGGATTGTCGATGTTCGCATCGTTCCCGGTCTCACAGTGCAGGGTGACCGGCGCATGCTCACCATCTGTCTGCGCAACCTGCTCGGCAACGCCCTCAAGTACAGCTCGCGGGTTGCCCGGGCCGAAATCGAATTCGGCATCCTGGATTCATCAGACCAGCCTGTTTTTTTTATCAGGGACAACGGCGCCGGGTTCAATATGGCTTATGCCGACAAGCTCTTTGAGCCTTTTTGCCGGCTGCATTCCGAGGAAGAGTTCGAGGGGAGCGGCATGGGGCTGCCGATCGTGCAGCGCATCGTCGAGCGCCATGGCGGCAAGATCTGGGCCGAAGCAGCCGAGGGGAAAGGGGCCATCTTCTATTTTACGCTGGGATGA
- a CDS encoding ammonium transporter: protein MDAVSATTAIKHSADVLFLMLGAVMVFAMHAGFAFLEVGTVRKKNQVNAFVKILTDWSVSTVAYFVVGFPIAYGISFLKPVPAILGGNQGYDLVHYFFLLCFAACIPAIISGGIAERAKFWPQVFAGGIFAGLAYPLFESLIWGQNNSALQGLFKSIGGAEFHDYAGSVVVHSIGGWLALPAVLLLGPRMGRYMRGKSHPIPISNIPFLALGSWILAVGWFGFNVMSAGNLEKVSGLVAVNSLLAMVGGVLGAIWAGKNDPGFVHNGALAGLIAVCAGSDIMHPLASFAVGLIAAFIFVYGFTIEQEKLKIDDVLGVWPLHGIIGSWGGIAAGIFGQPQLGGAGGVSLISQLLGTLSAIVFALVTGFITYALLKKTVGIRLHEEDEYRGSDLTVHSIGAYPEDHVR, encoded by the coding sequence ATGGACGCAGTGTCAGCGACTACAGCAATCAAGCATAGTGCCGACGTTCTCTTTCTCATGCTCGGCGCAGTCATGGTCTTTGCCATGCACGCCGGTTTCGCCTTTCTTGAAGTGGGCACGGTCCGGAAGAAAAACCAGGTCAATGCCTTTGTCAAGATCCTCACCGACTGGTCGGTTTCGACAGTCGCCTATTTTGTTGTCGGTTTTCCCATCGCTTACGGCATCTCGTTCTTGAAGCCGGTGCCGGCTATCCTCGGCGGCAACCAGGGTTACGACCTGGTCCATTACTTCTTTCTCCTCTGCTTCGCGGCCTGCATCCCGGCTATCATCTCCGGCGGCATTGCCGAGCGGGCCAAGTTCTGGCCGCAGGTGTTTGCCGGGGGAATCTTTGCCGGGCTGGCCTACCCGCTCTTTGAATCACTGATCTGGGGCCAGAACAATTCGGCACTGCAGGGGCTGTTCAAGAGCATCGGCGGCGCAGAGTTCCATGATTATGCCGGTTCAGTGGTGGTCCATTCCATCGGCGGTTGGCTGGCACTGCCGGCAGTGCTGCTGCTCGGCCCGCGTATGGGTCGTTACATGCGCGGCAAGTCGCATCCGATCCCGATCAGCAACATTCCGTTTCTGGCACTCGGCTCCTGGATCCTAGCGGTGGGGTGGTTCGGTTTCAACGTGATGAGTGCCGGCAATCTGGAGAAGGTATCCGGTCTGGTGGCGGTCAATTCGCTGCTCGCCATGGTCGGCGGGGTGTTGGGAGCGATCTGGGCTGGCAAAAACGACCCCGGTTTCGTCCACAACGGCGCCCTGGCCGGATTGATTGCGGTCTGCGCTGGCAGCGACATCATGCACCCGCTGGCATCGTTCGCCGTAGGCCTGATCGCTGCTTTTATCTTTGTCTACGGCTTTACCATCGAGCAGGAAAAACTGAAGATCGACGATGTGTTAGGTGTCTGGCCGCTGCACGGCATCATCGGCAGTTGGGGCGGCATCGCGGCCGGGATTTTCGGTCAGCCACAGCTCGGTGGCGCAGGGGGAGTAAGCTTGATATCCCAGCTGCTCGGCACGCTTTCCGCCATCGTCTTCGCCCTGGTAACCGGCTTCATCACCTATGCGCTCCTCAAGAAGACCGTCGGTATCCGGCTCCATGAGGAGGATGAATACCGGGGTTCGGACCTGACGGTCCATTCCATCGGCGCCTACCCGGAAGACCACGTCAGATAG